Within the Corticium candelabrum chromosome 6, ooCorCand1.1, whole genome shotgun sequence genome, the region AATTGTAATTTTCACCTAGATGAGTCTCTTCAGATCTCTACTCTGAGCACAACTGTTTTTCAAATCTCAATCAAGGAAGAGCTAGCAGGCAGAGTTTGCTTGAAAGTCTTGTCTTAAATTTGCTAAAATGAGGCAACACCTCTGTGATCAATTCATAGCATTAGATGACACCCACAGTAGACTGTTGTTATTGTGGTTTACCATTTGCCTAGGATAAATTGTCTTGGATGATCAATATCTCTGTCATTACTTCGGCCCTGTACTGAGTACCATGACCAGTTGCCTAAAGTAACTTTCCATAAGCTAATTCAACATCATGGTTTACAAGACAACCAGTGGCTTTAGGCAACTTTGCCTATTTGTTTTGGTAATTTTAAGATATCTTCCCTACAAAATATCTCTGGTCTTGCCTTTGTTTCGTCTTGGGCACACTGTCTctttgtcacttccatcatTCACTCAGTGGAAAATGCTACCTCTGTTGCATCTGGCCTAAATAAGCTCTATCAAATAACAAACCTTTGCACGAGCTAATCAGAAATCCTAAAACGTTGCAGAATAGGCTGCCTTCAAGACTAGTTGCTTCAGTTCAACACAGTCCCTGCAGCAACCTTATCAGTTTAGATTACTTATTATTAGAAAAATGTGCTGGAGTATGGGTTGAAAGTGTTCCAATAAATTTTGCACTAAATTCTCAGTGACGACGGAGCAGATCCGACCTGCAGTGTTGAGAAAGTTGACTTTTGGCAGAAGCACATTGCCTGAAACTTCCGGTCAGTGACGTAGCTGATTAGACAAATTACATATTTTGTTGAAAATTCAATGCTTAACACGCACTTCGACCGATTTAAATGCATATTCAATTTTGTACAAACTTTGTTGAAGTGAGCATTACAAACGAAGGAGTGTGTTTGCAAGTTGTTCTTAGTTTCTCCAAAAACTTTCAGATAGCCAACGCTTTTTCTTCAGACAACTGTGAGCCATAGCTCACATGGTGCTGCCGGTACAAATGCAAGCAGTGAAAGGTCTTTCTCTACAATGAGGAGACCTAAAAGGTATCTTCAAAGCAGGTCTGGACAAGTGAGGCTAAATTACCTCATAGTTCTACTATGAATTGACAAAAACAGGACTTAGATGCTTTGGACTTGAACATCATTGCTAGTGAGTTTGTAAAAGGTAGTGAACATTTGTCTTCGCATTTTTGGTGACAGCAATTACACAATATCATATAACTAATCAtattatagtcacgtgataaagtTATGCCTCTTAACGCCCGTTATGCCGGACCAATGTAAATTTGCTTCCTCCGTAGATGTAAACACAGCAACTCGTTTGAGTTGGGCTGTGACATGCTATTGGCTTCCATAACTACTCAGTGTTATAGTGTGGAAAGGCAATCAACAAACAGGGTTTTCATGTTTTGTCCTGTAAGTCTGATGGAGGGTCTATAAGGTCACATGAGACCATTGCCAATGTTTGGTGCAATTGTTTGGAAGACTTCTCGATGGTACCAACCAAGTGATGCCTGCCCTGACATAATTGCATTGATGTTTGATCTGGCTGCAGGTCTTACATGTTTCTATTGCTCATCCATGGAACAAGATGGTTGTTTCTCAAGCATCTGCTTTGCAGCAACAAGGGAGAACAGCAAAATCTACTAAATAGATAACAAGGAAATCAATGTCTTTGGAATTGCCTCTAATTTCATTCCAGTTGCAGGAGTGTAGCCAAAGGCCGTTTAACTACCCCCCCTCAGTCAGAGAGTCGTACACCTCTATCAGGCCTGACTGTAACTGTATACGTATAGGTTATCGTATGATTAgcgtgctatatggctttaCTAGTGCTAGGGGTGGGTTATCACCCGAGGCAAAGCCGAGAACTATAACTTCACTCCGAGTGCCGGTAACAGCCACATAGCACGCTGAtcatacaataaattatttatgcCATGGTCATGTAACATGTAAGTATAAGTGAGAGTGCGAtaataaccggaagtaacttattgcacacttgctgTGCAATAGGTCATATTCACACCTCAATAAGCGCTTGTGAATGGtcacatgtcacgtgaccatggtataactAGTCTACAGTAGAACTGCAGTATTACTAATAAGAATTTTGAAAATGCACAGAATCTCTACCCATGATACTGTAGCCAACAGAGTATTTCAAGGCAATTACTTATAAAATTCAACATTGAGGAAACATTATATACAATGTTAAGCAGTTTTATCGTCAATCTCTGTTTGCTTAACCCTAACAGGTACCGAAAAAATCTTGGGTCAGCTCAGCAATGTAATATCATAGAATCCACAATACGATGGATACTGTTTTAAAGACCGCAAAATTTCTGTAGATTGgatatttaaaatattaaaatattaaatatagcTGATGTTACAGCCACACAATTTCAATGTAATACATATAGGCTTACGTACCAGTAGAAAGTCGGAGAAGTTGGTTTGGTGAATCTGCTGTCATCATTCTTAACACTTGATCAAAAGCTTCAATTGCTTGTTCCAGTTTACCACTCATGCAATAACTTAGAGCTAAGTTGTGGATTACTGTAACATATCAACATTCAATAAGAATGGCTGCACATACTACACAGTAATAACAAATAAGTCTGACCAGCTGCAACTGCCTCTGTGTTGTCTCCTGGCATGTCATACAACAACGAGAGTTGTGTCTGATAAAGACTTTCTGCTTCAGTAAACATTTGTTGGTCTTGATAACATTCACCCAGTTGACCCACCACTGCATCAACAAATGACAGGTGAGATAACACAAACCATAAAACATGGACAAATCCACATAAATGCAAAAGAAAAACACATATCTAGTGTTATACCATCATGTATCATATACAACCATCGTTTATACTTGTATCAAATCACAGAACGTCAACAATACAGTAGAAATGATAACGTGTTCACGGTTTCAGTAAATAATCTCTGTCAGTGTCCCTTGTGCATATGtgtaatacacaaacaatacaagaGATTTGCATAGACCTATCTCTACTTCCTTAGCCAAAACGTACAAGTGGCCCCTAGCTGGACCAAAAAGACAAAACTCCATACGTTAAAAACGGTTACCTACATTTCTGTGTATGCATGTCGAATGGCTGCCACATTCACACCTATTTAAACCTGTTCCATGCAGCGGCAACAATATCTTCAAAGTGATGACAACGACGATCCAACAAGAATGTCGAAATAGCTTGTAATTAGATGTGATTTGGTGACACATATGGGAAACAGGCTATCAAGGATTTTGTGTTCCTCGATCCAATATATAATCATAAATAGTACTGTAAATATAAATCAACAGGTTGCTATGTTAGACTTCACATAGCTTATATATTATAGATCGACACAATTTATAGTGATTTAAAGATTAGAACAACTACTCACCAAGACAATATTCATGCTTCAATCTTTTTCTCTCATATTCCTCACAGCTTTCTATTAACTGTGCAGCACTAATCAAATAATGCTGAGCTGCCTGTGGCTGCGACATCAGTAGATAAGCTTGTGCCATGTAATACAATGCTATAAAGACAACAAATAAAGACAGTTAACTGTATAAACATAACACAGAAACATCAGAAGACTGCTGGTCACCCATGACACGCTGTCTAATGTTTGGATTCATTCCAGATGCTTTCAAACGTTCCTTGCAAAGGTGGACAGCTACATCTACATGCTGAGCAACCAATGAAATAAGACAAGCAAGATCCATAAGGGTCACACAAGTTTCATCAGAAAACCAGACAGCCTTCTCTGCCACTGCATACACATGAGGCACAAGAGAAATAAACTGATCATCTTTTAGAGAAGACATAATATGGGAATCACGAAGTGGcagaaaacaaagaagagaatGACATAAGTTAGTTATTCTGTCACGAAGCAGCTCTGATTGACACAGAAAACGTTCCAAAATTGTTGAGTGAACAAGAGGATGCAGACTAAAATTATATCCCTTATTTCCATCACATACATCTACTAGTGAGTGAGATGTCAAAGTATTGATACACTGACTGTAGTGGTAACGATGAAGAGAACCAAACACAAGAGGTTGCAATATAAATTCAGGAATATTCCTACATGCCATCAGTGATGCATATGACAAGAGGACCATGGCATTTGCATCTGTTTCTTTCACTGTCTCAATATCAAGTTGCCACGTCAAGTGCATATGTTTGCTATTCATCATAAAGTATCTGGCCATGCAGAGGAGACGTCTCTCATGCTGTTTAGTCGTCATTAACTGAATACTCTCATCAGTCAGTTTTGACAGTTCTTTAGGTTCAAACACATTGTATTGCTGTAATGATTCCTGGAGATTACTGATGTGAAAATAATGAAGAAGTTTGTTCATATCAAGAGCAAGAGCTTCTAAATGTGCTTGTTGTGTTCTTATAAGCTGATAATATTGCTGACAGCCAACATTTCGCTTTCTCATGAATGTTCCTGCGTGAGCAATGGCCAAGGGTAAACCATCAATAGGATCTTCAATAACCAAACGTTTGGCATATATTGCCTCTTCACCAAGCAATTCTTCATCAGCATGTCCACGCCAAACTTGAAGAGCTTCCACTGCAGCTGCAGCTTCCAAGCAACTAAGAGTTGTAACGTTTTCAGCCGTCAATAATAGAGGATGATCTCCACTCACACGAGTAGTCACCAACACGTGGACATGTGCTGTAACACGAGGGAGAATCTTGTCCAACACATTCAACTTATCTGCTCCATCATATAGCAGCAATACTCTGCTCTTGTGATAAAGGTATTGCAAAAATATATCGTTGTCTTCAAAAACACCACCACCTCTTGACTCCATTGATAACTGGCACAACTGCATAGTGAAAAATATTGCTTTTAGAAGAAGCAACAATGATGAGTTTGCACACAGTTCTGTCTTACATTTTTTCTAATTGACAGAtgaagagaagctaatgattCTGCATTAAAATAGAATATTCCATCTGAATACATCTCCTTGTACAGCACGGCATACTTTTCTGATAAGTGAGATTTACCACACCCACCCAATCCATTTATAACCTACACAACAACATTAATACATATCACCATAATCACACACAAAGTATCACACAGGCaactacagtacatgtatacaaagATAATGTCTATTCTCTAAGAAAAAGATTTAACAAAACGTTACATACCTAAACCTCTGCTTTGATATGTTATTTTCGGGTATCAAATAAATGTTATACTTTAGAAAGCACAATCTATTATGTCATAGGCATTTGGAGCTGCCAGGGAAATAAAGATGTATGCATATAGAGGTGCAGTGTGTCTGCTTACATAACCATCACCACAAAAGGGGACTTGATAAACTACATGCAGCCAACAGCAAATTAGACCGTATCCAAAACAAAGCTCTATACTACATAGCAAGGTACAAAGTATCCTATATTATGTTGATGTAGTTCCCGGACATATGGTGTTAGACAAGTATTGCCAAATGCTTCCTTCAGAATCAGACAACCCATTCATTTTCCATTGGACTTAAGACGGTCAACTCACAAGTTGTTCATGCAAATTTGTGGTGCTAAACAGCAATAAGAGCATCCCTGCTGCTAGAGTTGGTTGCTCGACCTCAAAACAGGCATACAATACCAGAAACCTTGCCATATGGCAACAACTGAATTTTTCAGACCCCAACAGTCAAATTGAAAGTGTTCTATTTCTTGGTTGTGCCAATATTTGTTATACATTACAGGTAGTGAGAACTCACCTATAACTCAGCCGTAGATGTGCAAGATAAATATACTTCACTTGCGTTCTATGAGCACCATCTTGATAGAAATTAAGTGAATGATCCACGTGAGTTCAATTACATTTGTGACTGTGATACTCTTTTAAAATTAAGTCTAGTAGATGCAATGTTATCTTTCTTTAGTATAATTAGACAAGTTAGTTGAAAAAGTTTGATTCACATAATAATATTAACAGTAATTTCCTTcagtacaacacaacataaatcCTGTTCGTTAGTCAACATGATTACCTGCACACAAAAGTTAGGTATCTCTTTGCCTTTTTGTTCTTCCACATTCTTTCCCAAAAATGTTTCAGCAATAGTATCCAACTCTGCCTTTCTTCCACACAGTCTGATGTCATCACGAATGTTCTGTGGAAAAATCTGATCTAACGTGAAACTCAAACAATGAACATGAGCAATAGCAAGTGATGAAACTGCCACTTGCTTTTCGAGTCGTCTGCTTGTCTTTTATTTCTGATTTGTTGCAAGTGTCTGTGTACTTCATTAATACTGAAGTCACTGCCCATCTTGGAATGCAACAAACATAACATGGTCCATGCCTGCTCTCTTGGAATGTGAGCCTCTAGTTCAATAATCTTTATTTGCTGAAGTTTTAAACCCATACCAACTGCTACTGCCTTCCAATCACTACCTACTTCCTCTGCCAAGTGATACAAAAGAGCAGGCTCTAAAAATACATGATAAAATATGTCAAGCATCACCATCAAAGTATCACACGCACCTTCAGAGTCAGTCTCTTTCATCTGCAAGTAAACTTGCTGCACAGCCTTCCCTCCAAATACTTTTTCTGCAGCTATTCTTTTGTCAGCGTTGATGAGAACTTCACATAACGTCTTGATAGAGGCAATGGAACCATATTTGTCTCTCCACATGTCAAGCATAACAATTGTTTGTTCCTGAAGACTGTGTGAATATTGAATAGCAATGTCGTCTAGTATTTGTCCATGCATTGGTTCAGGCTTAAGACAACGAGCAACATTTCTCCACATTGAAGCAATCTCAACactcaacaactgaagttGATGATCTGAGACgacttgatcaactgcaaagCATAATATACTTCCAAGCAACCATATCTTGGTTGAATGTAAATATGTACCTTCATCTAACACAACCGTTGTGTCATTTCTGTAATTGTGGTCTGTTTCTTGAGAAGAACATGTTTGATCAGAGTGTGTCACAACAGAATTTGTTCTATTTGTAAAACAAGTTACAGAAAAATACAATTCATTAGCTATTACATGTCCTTACTCTAGCTGTGTTCCATTAGATATCTGCCGCTTATCCATATCTTGTTCTGCTGACTGTGGAGAAGTGACAACAATCTTGTCTTTGACAGAATCACTACAGACAGATATTTACTAAGTACAACAAACTTCAGTTTTCCTGTTTGTTTTCTCACCTGTCAAATTGAATTTCTCTCTCACTTCTATCTTCAGACTCAACCAAGTCAACAAAGTCGTCTTTTCCTATA harbors:
- the LOC134181438 gene encoding uncharacterized protein LOC134181438 isoform X2 codes for the protein MRQLSQISDFLEAGEFSQNVIDNWKQFFEAFEDELEMQPQRYSAVKDAENSNSTAAACNMDDESKEQTINEQAGNVDAHTGMDSVRRKATKSAERVAGKDDFVDLVESEDRSEREIQFDSDSVKDKIVVTSPQSAEQDMDKRQISNGTQLETNSVVTHSDQTCSSQETDHNYRNDTTVVLDEVDQVVSDHQLQLLSVEIASMWRNVARCLKPEPMHGQILDDIAIQYSHSLQEQTIVMLDMWRDKYGSIASIKTLCEVLINADKRIAAEKVFGGKAVQQVYLQMKETDSEEPALLYHLAEEVGSDWKAVAVGMGLKLQQIKIIELEAHIPREQAWTMLCLLHSKMGSDFSINEVHRHLQQIRNKRQADDSKNQIFPQNIRDDIRLCGRKAELDTIAETFLGKNVEEQKGKEIPNFCVQVINGLGGCGKSHLSEKYAVLYKEMYSDGIFYFNAESLASLHLSIRKNLCQLSMESRGGGVFEDNDIFLQYLYHKSRVLLLYDGADKLNVLDKILPRVTAHVHVLVTTRVSGDHPLLLTAENVTTLSCLEAAAAVEALQVWRGHADEELLGEEAIYAKRLVIEDPIDGLPLAIAHAGTFMRKRNVGCQQYYQLIRTQQAHLEALALDMNKLLHYFHISNLQESLQQYNVFEPKELSKLTDESIQLMTTKQHERRLLCMARYFMMNSKHMHLTWQLDIETVKETDANAMVLLSYASLMACRNIPEFILQPLVFGSLHRYHYSQCINTLTSHSLVDVCDGNKGYNFSLHPLVHSTILERFLCQSELLRDRITNLCHSLLCFLPLRDSHIMSSLKDDQFISLVPHVYAVAEKAVWFSDETCVTLMDLACLISLVAQHVDVAVHLCKERLKASGMNPNIRQRVMALYYMAQAYLLMSQPQAAQHYLISAAQLIESCEEYERKRLKHEYCLVVGQLGECYQDQQMFTEAESLYQTQLSLLYDMPGDNTEAVAAVIHNLALSYCMSGKLEQAIEAFDQVLRMMTADSPNQLLRLSTALKNQGWCLMANAQYRKAFPLLERSLAIRREHLPADHHDVAQALHCLSECCLHLGNTRKAVQLCEESLSVVSQCLPANHPQIATYMTQLSSCHQSAGNLNEAIDILQRSIVIDKQHLPHTRISLCPSLNNLGLCYRDKGMLDAAIRTFEECLEIQRSFLPEHHPDIGTTLWNLGLAYKKINNIVKASRVWRECLAIREKTFSPTHTCVIDVLMSLASITYDQEHYEESLQMHRRLWDLLMRTSPVSENMAKVCHNMGTCYAMLYQFDAAEKAISQSLQIQISLYLPGDDRISTTEQELHQLRQLQYGD
- the LOC134181438 gene encoding uncharacterized protein LOC134181438 isoform X1 translates to MRQLSQISDFLEAGEFSQNVIDNWKQFFEAFEDELEMQPQRYSAVKDAENSNSTAAACNMDDESSKEQTINEQAGNVDAHTGMDSVRRKATKSAERVAGKDDFVDLVESEDRSEREIQFDSDSVKDKIVVTSPQSAEQDMDKRQISNGTQLETNSVVTHSDQTCSSQETDHNYRNDTTVVLDEVDQVVSDHQLQLLSVEIASMWRNVARCLKPEPMHGQILDDIAIQYSHSLQEQTIVMLDMWRDKYGSIASIKTLCEVLINADKRIAAEKVFGGKAVQQVYLQMKETDSEEPALLYHLAEEVGSDWKAVAVGMGLKLQQIKIIELEAHIPREQAWTMLCLLHSKMGSDFSINEVHRHLQQIRNKRQADDSKNQIFPQNIRDDIRLCGRKAELDTIAETFLGKNVEEQKGKEIPNFCVQVINGLGGCGKSHLSEKYAVLYKEMYSDGIFYFNAESLASLHLSIRKNLCQLSMESRGGGVFEDNDIFLQYLYHKSRVLLLYDGADKLNVLDKILPRVTAHVHVLVTTRVSGDHPLLLTAENVTTLSCLEAAAAVEALQVWRGHADEELLGEEAIYAKRLVIEDPIDGLPLAIAHAGTFMRKRNVGCQQYYQLIRTQQAHLEALALDMNKLLHYFHISNLQESLQQYNVFEPKELSKLTDESIQLMTTKQHERRLLCMARYFMMNSKHMHLTWQLDIETVKETDANAMVLLSYASLMACRNIPEFILQPLVFGSLHRYHYSQCINTLTSHSLVDVCDGNKGYNFSLHPLVHSTILERFLCQSELLRDRITNLCHSLLCFLPLRDSHIMSSLKDDQFISLVPHVYAVAEKAVWFSDETCVTLMDLACLISLVAQHVDVAVHLCKERLKASGMNPNIRQRVMALYYMAQAYLLMSQPQAAQHYLISAAQLIESCEEYERKRLKHEYCLVVGQLGECYQDQQMFTEAESLYQTQLSLLYDMPGDNTEAVAAVIHNLALSYCMSGKLEQAIEAFDQVLRMMTADSPNQLLRLSTALKNQGWCLMANAQYRKAFPLLERSLAIRREHLPADHHDVAQALHCLSECCLHLGNTRKAVQLCEESLSVVSQCLPANHPQIATYMTQLSSCHQSAGNLNEAIDILQRSIVIDKQHLPHTRISLCPSLNNLGLCYRDKGMLDAAIRTFEECLEIQRSFLPEHHPDIGTTLWNLGLAYKKINNIVKASRVWRECLAIREKTFSPTHTCVIDVLMSLASITYDQEHYEESLQMHRRLWDLLMRTSPVSENMAKVCHNMGTCYAMLYQFDAAEKAISQSLQIQISLYLPGDDRISTTEQELHQLRQLQYGD